Sequence from the Sanguibacter keddieii DSM 10542 genome:
GTCGACGGGTCAACGTGGACGCGCGGGAGTGGACGGGCCCCTGAGCAGGCCCAGGAGCCGTCCACGGGTCGTCTGGGCGTCAGGCGAGGACGCGCGCGACCCTGAGGAGGTCGTCGGGGACGTGCTTGACCTTCCCGGCGATCTCCTCGAGCGGGACGAGGACGACCTCTTCGTTGCGCAGGGCCGTCATGACGTTGGTCTCGCCGCGGCTGATCGCGTCGACGGCCGCGACGCCGAAGCGGCTGCCGAGGATGCGGTCGGTCGGCGTGGGCGTGCCGCCGCGCTGGACGTGACCGAGGATCGTCAGGCGCGTGTCGAAGCCGGTCCGGGTCGCGATCTCGTTGGCGACCCGCTCGCCGATGGCACCGGCAATGATCTCGCCGAACTTGCCGAGCTGGGCCTCGTACTGCATCGAGCTGCCCTCCTTGGGCAGCGCACCCTCGGCGACCACGACGATCGAGAAGTTCGCGTGCGAGCGGTGACGGTGCTTGAGGAACTTGACGATGCGGTCCATGTCGAAGGGCTCCTCGGGGGCGAGCACGAGCTCGGCCCCGCCCGCGATGCCGGCGTTCACGGCGATCCAGCCGGCGTGCCGGCCCATGACCTCGACGACCATGACGCGGTTGTGGCTCTCCGCGGTCGTGTGGATGCGGTCGATCGCCTCGGTCGCGATGTTCACCGCGGTGTGGAAGCCGATCGACAGGTCCGTGCCGTAGACGTCGTTGTCGATCGTCTTGGGGATCGCGACGATCTTGATGCCCTGCTCGGCGACCTTGTTGGCGGCGTGGAGGGTGCCGTCGCCGCCGATGCAGATGAGCGCCTCGATGCGCTCGGCCTCGAGCGTGGCCATGACGCCGTCGAGCCCGCCGTCGGCGGAGTGCGGGTGGAACCGTGCGGTGCCGAGGAGCGTGCCGCCCTGCGGGAGGACGTTGCGGATGTCCTCTCGCGACATGGTCCGGACGTCACCGTCGACCACGCCCTTCCAGCCGTTGCGGAAGCCGATGATGGTGTGCCCGTACTCCCCCAGACCTTGCTTGACGACCGCACGGATCGCAGCGTTCAGCCCTGGGCAGTCGCCACCGCCGGTGAGCAGACCGATTCTCATTCGAACTCCCTCAAGAAATGAAAGGTGACCAGCATCGTCGTGGGCCCGTGACGGGCCCACGAGTCAACCCTACAGAGCCGCTCCCCTGGTCGGGGCCGCCTTTGGTCCCAGCGAGACGGCTGCCGTCGAGCACCCTGCCGACCCTGCGGCTGACGACTTGGCCCGACGCCCCGACGGCCACCACGACGACGGCGGATGCGCCAGACTGGTCGGGTGACGACCGAGAGAACACTGCGCGCCGGGTACCAGGACGTACCCGACGAGGCCGCCGGTCCTGCGAGCCGCGGCTGGTGGGACGAGAACGCTGCCGAGTACCTCGCGGAGCACGGCACCTTCCTCGGGACCGAGGACTTCTGCTGGTGCCCGGAGGGCCTGCGCGAGGGCGACGCCCACCTGCTGGGCCCCGTCGAGGAGCTCCGCGGGGCGCAGGTGCTCGAGATCGGGTCGGGCGCGGCGCAGTGCGGCCGCTGGCTCGCGCGGCACGGGGCGCAGGTGGTCTCGACCGACGTGTCGCTCGGCATGCTGCGCGAGAGCCGGCAGATCGACGCGACCGCCGGGACGCGCGTCCCGGTGCTGCAGGTCGACGCGCGCCACCTGCCCTTCGCCGACGGCTCCTTCGACACCGTGTTCACCGCCTACGGCGCGATCCCCTTCGTGCCCGACGCCGTGCAGGTGCACCGCGAGGTGGCACGTGTGCTGCGGCCTGGTGGCCGCTGGGTGTTCTCGGTGACCCACCCGGTGCGGTGGGCCTTCCCGGACGACCCGACGGAGCGCGGGCTCACGGCGCAGCGGTCGTACTTCGACCGCCGGCCCTACGCCGAGCGGGACGACGCCGGCACGGTGACCTACGCCGAGTACCACCGCACCCTCGGCGACCACGTCCGCGAGATCGCGGCGGCCGGCCTGCAGCTCGTCGACGTGGTCGAGCCGGAGTGGCCGGACGGGCACGACCAGGTCTGGGGCGGGTGGAGCCCGACCCGCGGTCGCCTGCTCCCGGGCACGGCCATCTTCAGCTGCCGCGCTCCTGCCTGACACGGCGTCAGGCTGACACGCCGTCGCGCTGACACGCCGCCCTGAGGCTTCGCGACGCGGCGCCCGACCGTGATCGGCCGGGCGCCTGACGAGTGTGTCTCTCAGTGCCCCGCGTCGTGCCAGCTGGAGCCGGTGCCGACGGACACGTCGAGCGGGACGAGCAGGTCGGCGGCGGACCCCATCTGCTCGCGCACGAGCGTGGTGAGCTCCTCGAGCTCACCGTGGCCCACCTCGAGGATGAGCTCGTCGTGCACCTGCAGGAGCAGCCGGGAGCGCAGGCCGCGCACGGCGATCTCCTTCTCGACGCCGAGCATCGCGACCTTGATGATGTCGGCCGCGCTGCCCTGGATCGGCGCGTTGAGGGCCATCCGCTCGGCCATCTCACGACGCTGCCGGTTGTCGCTCGTGAGGTCGGGCAGGTACCGGCGACGTCCCATGATGGTGGCGGTGTAGCCGTTGGCGCGCGCCTCGTCGACGACGCCGGCGAGGTAGGTGCGCACGCCGCCGAAGCGCGTGAAGTAGTCCTCCATGAGCTTCGACGCCTCTTTGACGTCGATGTTCAGCTGGTTGGAGAGACCGAAGGACGACAGCCCGTAGGCGAGCCCGTACGACATCGCCTTGATCTTCGACCGCATGGCCGGCGTCACCGCTGAGGTCTCGACCTGGAACACGCGTGACCCGACGTAGTTGTGCAGGTCTTCTCCGGTACGGAAGGCCTCGATGAGCCCTTCGTCGCCCGACAGGTGCGCCATGATGCGCATCTCGATCTGCGAGTAGTCGGCGGTCAGCAGCGTCTCGTAACCGTCACCGACCACGAAGGCACGGCGGATGCGGCGGCCCGCCTCGGTGCGGATGGGGATGTTCTGCAGGTTCGGCTCGGTCGAGCTGAGGCGCCCGGTCGCGGCGATGGTCTGCTGGAAGGTCGTGTGGATCCGGCCGTCGTCCGCGACCGACTTGAGGAGCCCCTCGACGGTCTGGCGCAGGCGAGTCGAGTCGCGGTGGTCGAGCAAGAACTTGAGGAACGGGTGCTCCGTCTTGACGAAGAGGTCGGCCAGGGCGGCGGCGTCGGTCGTGTACCCGGTCTTGATCTTCTTGGTCTTGGGCATGTCGAGCTGGTCGAACAGCACCTCTTGGAGCTGCTTCGGCGACCCGAGGTTCACCTCGCGGCCGATCACCTCGTAGGCCGACGCCGCGGCACCGGTGACGAGCTCGCCGAAGTGCTGCTCGAGCTCACGCAGGTAGTCGACATCCATGGCGATGCCGTGGCGCTCCATGTGCACGAGGACGGCCGACAGCGGCAGCTCCAGCTCGGTGAGGAGCGGCTCGGCGCTGCGGTCGCCGAGCTCGCCGCGGAGCACCTCGGCGAGGTCGGTGAGTGCGGCGGCGCGCACGGCGAGCCGCCCGCCCTCGCTGTCTTCGCCGACCGACAGGTCGAGCGCACCCTGGTCGCTCGAGGTGTCGACCGGGGTGAGCTCGCGGTGCAGGTGGCGCTCGGCGAGGTCGCCGAGGTCGTAGCTGCGCTGGTCGGGGAAGCAGAGGTAGGCGGCGAGCTCGGTGTCGAAGACGACGCCCTCGAGCGAGTAGCCGCGGGAGGCGAGCTCGTGCCAGACGCTCTTGCCGCCGTGCACCACCTTGGCGCGGGTCGGGTCGGAGAGCCAGTCGCTCAGCGCGGTGTCGTCGGCGGCCGAGAGGTCCGTGAGGTCGAGGGCGACGGCCGAGCCGGGACCGTCGGCGATGGCGAGGGCCCAGGCGTCGCCGCCCGCCGGGACGGGCCGGCCGGCGACCTCGAGGCCGAGCGGGCGCTGGTCGTGCTCGGCGAACCACGCCTCGAGCAGGCCCGGGGCGAGGTCCTCGACGGTGACCTCGACCGCGGGGGCCGCGTTCTCGTCGTCGTCGGCCGAGGGGTGCATCGCGAAGAGGCGCTCGCGCAGCGTGCGGAACTGGAGCGCGTCGAAGACCGTGCTCATGGCCTCGCGGTCCCACGGCTGCACGCGGAGGTCGTCGGGGCCGAAGGGCAGCTCGACGTCGGTGAGCAGGTGGTTGAGCTGGCGGTTGAGGCGCACGACGTCGAGGTGGTCGCGCAGCGACTCCCCCGCCTTGCCCTTGATCTCGCCGGCGCGGTCGAGGATCTGCTCGAGGCTGCCGAACTGGTTGATCCACTTGGCCGCCGTCTTGGGGCCCACGCCCGGGACGCCGGGCAGGTTGTCGCTCGTCTCGCCGACGAGAGCCGCGAGCTCCGGATACTGGTGCGGCTCCACGCCGTACTTGGTGCGGACGGCGTCCGGGGTCATGCGCGCGAGCTCGGACACACCCTTGACGGGGTAGAGCACCGTGACGTTCTCGTTGACGAACTGCAGGGAGTCACGGTCGCCGGAGCAGACGAGGACCTCCATCCCGAGAGCGTCGGCCTGCGACGACAGGGTCGCGAGGATGTCGTCGGCCTCGAAGTTGTCCTTGTCGAGGTGGCGCACGTGCATCGCCTCGAGGACCTCCTTGATGAGCGGCACCTGGCCCTTGAAGGGCTCAGGGGTCGCGTCGCGGGTGCCCTTGTAGCTGGGGAGGGCCTCGGTGCGGAAGGTCGTGGACCCGGCGTCGAAGGCGACGGCCACGTGCGTGGGCTCCTCGACGCGCAGCAGCGTGGCGAGCATCGAGATGAAGCCGTGCACGGCGTTGGTGTGCTGGCCGGACGTGGTGGAGAACTTGTCCACCGGGAGGGCGAAGAACGCCCGGTACGCCATGGAGTGGCCATCGATCAGCAGGAGCCTGGGTCGCGAAGTGTCGGTCACACCTGCAAACCTATCTCTCATGACCGACAACGACATCACCCAGAAGCTCGCAGACCTCAGCCGCGGCACGCTCATCGAGAGGATGGGGATCGAGCTCGTCGAGGTCGGCCCCCAGCGTGCGGTGGGCACCATGCCGGTGGCGGGCAACACGCAGCCGGCCGGGCTGCTGCACGGCGGGGCGAGCGTCGTGCTCGCGGAGACCCTCGGGTCGCTCGCGGCGCAGGCGCACGCCGGTGAGGGCCGGTTCGTCGTAGGGATCGAGGTCGGTGCGACGCACCACTCGGCGGCACGCTCCGGGGTGGTCACCGGGGTGGCGACAGCCCTCCACCTGGGGCGGACGACCGCGAGCTACGAGATCGTGCTGACCGACGAGGACGACCGTCGGATCTGCACGGCGCGGCTAACCTGCCTGGTGCTCACGCCGACGACCTGAGTGCTCCGGGTGAC
This genomic interval carries:
- a CDS encoding 6-phosphofructokinase, with the translated sequence MRIGLLTGGGDCPGLNAAIRAVVKQGLGEYGHTIIGFRNGWKGVVDGDVRTMSREDIRNVLPQGGTLLGTARFHPHSADGGLDGVMATLEAERIEALICIGGDGTLHAANKVAEQGIKIVAIPKTIDNDVYGTDLSIGFHTAVNIATEAIDRIHTTAESHNRVMVVEVMGRHAGWIAVNAGIAGGAELVLAPEEPFDMDRIVKFLKHRHRSHANFSIVVVAEGALPKEGSSMQYEAQLGKFGEIIAGAIGERVANEIATRTGFDTRLTILGHVQRGGTPTPTDRILGSRFGVAAVDAISRGETNVMTALRNEEVVLVPLEEIAGKVKHVPDDLLRVARVLA
- a CDS encoding class I SAM-dependent methyltransferase, producing MRQTGRVTTERTLRAGYQDVPDEAAGPASRGWWDENAAEYLAEHGTFLGTEDFCWCPEGLREGDAHLLGPVEELRGAQVLEIGSGAAQCGRWLARHGAQVVSTDVSLGMLRESRQIDATAGTRVPVLQVDARHLPFADGSFDTVFTAYGAIPFVPDAVQVHREVARVLRPGGRWVFSVTHPVRWAFPDDPTERGLTAQRSYFDRRPYAERDDAGTVTYAEYHRTLGDHVREIAAAGLQLVDVVEPEWPDGHDQVWGGWSPTRGRLLPGTAIFSCRAPA
- the polA gene encoding DNA polymerase I, with the translated sequence MRDRFAGVTDTSRPRLLLIDGHSMAYRAFFALPVDKFSTTSGQHTNAVHGFISMLATLLRVEEPTHVAVAFDAGSTTFRTEALPSYKGTRDATPEPFKGQVPLIKEVLEAMHVRHLDKDNFEADDILATLSSQADALGMEVLVCSGDRDSLQFVNENVTVLYPVKGVSELARMTPDAVRTKYGVEPHQYPELAALVGETSDNLPGVPGVGPKTAAKWINQFGSLEQILDRAGEIKGKAGESLRDHLDVVRLNRQLNHLLTDVELPFGPDDLRVQPWDREAMSTVFDALQFRTLRERLFAMHPSADDDENAAPAVEVTVEDLAPGLLEAWFAEHDQRPLGLEVAGRPVPAGGDAWALAIADGPGSAVALDLTDLSAADDTALSDWLSDPTRAKVVHGGKSVWHELASRGYSLEGVVFDTELAAYLCFPDQRSYDLGDLAERHLHRELTPVDTSSDQGALDLSVGEDSEGGRLAVRAAALTDLAEVLRGELGDRSAEPLLTELELPLSAVLVHMERHGIAMDVDYLRELEQHFGELVTGAAASAYEVIGREVNLGSPKQLQEVLFDQLDMPKTKKIKTGYTTDAAALADLFVKTEHPFLKFLLDHRDSTRLRQTVEGLLKSVADDGRIHTTFQQTIAATGRLSSTEPNLQNIPIRTEAGRRIRRAFVVGDGYETLLTADYSQIEMRIMAHLSGDEGLIEAFRTGEDLHNYVGSRVFQVETSAVTPAMRSKIKAMSYGLAYGLSSFGLSNQLNIDVKEASKLMEDYFTRFGGVRTYLAGVVDEARANGYTATIMGRRRYLPDLTSDNRQRREMAERMALNAPIQGSAADIIKVAMLGVEKEIAVRGLRSRLLLQVHDELILEVGHGELEELTTLVREQMGSAADLLVPLDVSVGTGSSWHDAGH
- a CDS encoding hotdog fold thioesterase; protein product: MTDNDITQKLADLSRGTLIERMGIELVEVGPQRAVGTMPVAGNTQPAGLLHGGASVVLAETLGSLAAQAHAGEGRFVVGIEVGATHHSAARSGVVTGVATALHLGRTTASYEIVLTDEDDRRICTARLTCLVLTPTT